One segment of Paenibacillus rhizovicinus DNA contains the following:
- a CDS encoding sugar-binding protein yields the protein MRKVKKGFAALLSLTLIAGTFAAVAGNERAYAAAGSNAGPVDITLGSAYVENGISAWAGDGGSVNKVTYDGQEGWETNPASGNHYIYLNVSDDFINGGTNHVNVSFEYYDSGLIGEGFGFSYNSTGTAWDYNVPKTILTGSNTWKTVTYTLSDAQFANMENGADIRLDTNVPIAIHKVTVETAAEPSEPTAISVDPAEVTMNAQSVQQVSATVRDQNNSVMNKRNVNWTSSTPAVATVDGSGTITAVSTGSTTVTASYNGLSAAIPVTINNGPISAVLGATNINRGISVWPGDGPGATAVTYDGISGLQTNPATGAFGIYGNVSDKYIYDGKHKVTVTINYYDALLDGKQSFSLLYDSVLYNWSGGPNTTTYLTGTNTWKSVTYTLDDVKFAGRENNGADFRINTSAPIAFHSITMEKFPILTIEGSSAKTGNIFKSDESPTINLSFGNQFDTSEDLNVDYSVLDYSSSIVKSGQFDVNLEPNEPGFIKPLSFGTLPKGTYTLSVHAGTPDGSTQLNESYYFSVIADLTGKSVAPFLGMNSHYSISWSNVDLGLPLIVQSGATNIRDAHADVSDKAAAYGINMLTGLSLSGFSQAAAGSEQYYADFSSYAKTYATSMIGKAEYMEVGNEYNSGGSAAEYFKFLKLAYAAVKSVAPDMKVVAGVAFQYDANWLKQLIDLGACDYADAISFHVYSNNNPENEGLVGNFQDLRDYIQGKGITKNIDLLLTETGYATQETGYGGLPESTSAAYAAQLYVTTLANNDLIKKIYWYDFMNDGTDPTFYETNGGIVRSDLTAKPSFVAFNAASDLLAGAAFVESYNTLDSNIRIYKFHQAAANKDILVLWANKNSQAINLNLGGSPLSVADLFGNQQQYDTIGGAVTLTASEQPIYIEGSFAQAPTLGSTPAFSADTPKISVAPGDAASIHITRTAGAENLSGTYAVELPAGWELTSGGQFGAGQTTDTLTFTAPETTDHATGEIRIYPTSESGNLYAKLKVETQMSEPSKVEMSPQVNDAGTGYDLSVKITNLSNKGTLSGGTVTILQPESMAGSAAFDTIAPNSVGEVRFDAPTLDIYAPTNVKLRIDRNDGSSQVIERNLTSLTSVKAEAPIDIDGVIDAGEWNHAQSFQLNDASQVKLMTDWGGTDDLSATAYTKWDANYLYLAVSVTDNTDYNPYAPGLSWQGDGIQFTIDPGRAQGPGTIKSSENGFALNTDTGVIMKSGGYGAGNLENSLAEIKRDGNRTNYELAIKWTDILPAGMTAASGTNVGFSFLVNDNDGAGRRGWMEYMSGIGFSKDPNLYGDLILTDRTSLGEDTPPSQPPVTNAAAVPAQPDGQNGWYVHPVMLNLTPDSDAAKTEYSLDGGSTWLPYAAPVTFDQDGSYTVTYRSTNAAGQTEEPKTLAFKLDQTAPAGAIQYSSTDSTSGPVVAALTANEPVTVTNNGGSDKYSFSSNGSFTFEFIDAAGNAGTAVAEVNNIVTKSKAAPGEPVLSNDNGYDTGLLDGDYKVTMNVWYGNNGNTYKLYENDVLIDTQTLTDNSPQAQSAATSISGRKNGTYTYYVELSNSFGTTRSKAMTVTVKDAAPGKPVLSNDNWDGDGSFNVSMNMYWGTNGSAYRLYENDVLIDEQSLAAHTPQAQSAVTAISGRAVGVYTYRCELVNDAGAASSVTMQVTVKK from the coding sequence ATGAGGAAGGTTAAGAAAGGGTTTGCCGCGCTATTGAGCTTGACGCTCATTGCGGGAACTTTCGCAGCGGTCGCCGGGAACGAACGCGCCTACGCGGCAGCGGGGTCCAATGCGGGCCCCGTTGACATTACCTTGGGATCCGCCTATGTGGAGAACGGGATCTCCGCCTGGGCAGGGGACGGCGGAAGCGTCAACAAGGTCACTTACGACGGTCAAGAAGGCTGGGAGACGAACCCGGCAAGCGGGAATCATTATATTTATTTGAATGTGTCGGATGACTTTATTAACGGCGGCACCAACCACGTCAATGTTTCCTTCGAGTATTACGACAGCGGATTGATCGGCGAAGGCTTCGGCTTCTCGTATAACTCAACCGGTACGGCTTGGGACTATAACGTACCGAAGACGATCCTGACAGGCAGCAATACGTGGAAGACCGTGACCTACACGTTAAGCGATGCGCAATTCGCGAACATGGAGAACGGCGCGGACATTCGCCTCGACACCAATGTGCCGATCGCCATCCATAAAGTCACGGTCGAAACGGCGGCGGAGCCTTCGGAACCGACTGCGATCAGCGTCGATCCCGCGGAAGTCACCATGAATGCGCAAAGCGTCCAGCAAGTGTCCGCGACCGTCCGCGATCAGAATAACAGCGTCATGAACAAGCGAAACGTCAATTGGACTAGCAGTACCCCGGCAGTTGCGACTGTTGATGGCAGCGGCACGATCACGGCAGTCTCCACAGGATCGACGACCGTTACTGCGTCTTATAACGGATTGTCCGCCGCGATTCCGGTCACGATTAATAACGGCCCGATCAGCGCAGTACTTGGCGCTACCAATATCAATCGCGGTATCTCGGTGTGGCCAGGAGACGGCCCCGGCGCGACGGCTGTCACGTACGACGGCATCAGCGGATTGCAGACGAATCCGGCCACGGGAGCATTTGGCATCTACGGCAATGTAAGCGATAAGTACATCTACGACGGCAAGCATAAAGTCACCGTCACGATTAATTATTACGATGCATTATTGGACGGCAAGCAGAGCTTCAGCTTGCTCTACGACTCCGTGCTCTATAATTGGTCCGGCGGTCCGAACACGACGACGTACTTGACGGGTACGAACACGTGGAAATCCGTAACGTATACGTTGGACGACGTTAAATTCGCAGGTCGGGAAAACAACGGCGCCGACTTCAGAATCAACACGAGCGCGCCGATTGCTTTTCACAGCATCACGATGGAGAAATTCCCGATCTTGACGATCGAAGGCAGCAGCGCGAAGACCGGCAACATCTTCAAGTCCGATGAATCGCCGACGATCAATCTCTCCTTCGGCAATCAGTTCGATACGAGCGAAGACTTGAACGTCGACTACTCCGTGCTCGACTATTCCAGCAGCATCGTCAAGAGCGGTCAATTCGACGTCAATCTGGAGCCGAATGAGCCCGGATTCATCAAACCGTTGTCTTTCGGCACGCTGCCCAAGGGAACGTATACCTTATCCGTCCATGCCGGGACGCCTGACGGCTCGACGCAATTGAACGAGAGCTACTATTTCAGCGTGATCGCGGATCTTACCGGGAAGTCAGTCGCTCCGTTCCTCGGCATGAACAGTCATTACAGCATCAGCTGGAGCAACGTTGACCTTGGCTTGCCGCTCATCGTGCAATCCGGCGCGACCAACATCAGGGATGCGCATGCCGACGTGTCCGATAAAGCGGCGGCTTACGGCATCAACATGCTGACAGGCCTCAGCCTCTCCGGCTTCTCCCAAGCGGCCGCAGGGTCGGAGCAGTATTATGCGGATTTCAGCAGCTACGCCAAGACGTATGCGACTTCGATGATCGGCAAAGCCGAGTACATGGAAGTCGGCAACGAATACAACTCCGGCGGATCGGCAGCGGAATACTTCAAGTTTCTGAAGCTTGCCTATGCAGCCGTGAAGAGCGTTGCGCCGGACATGAAGGTCGTCGCAGGCGTGGCCTTCCAATACGACGCCAACTGGCTGAAACAACTCATTGACCTCGGCGCATGCGATTACGCGGACGCGATTTCCTTCCACGTGTACAGCAATAACAATCCCGAGAACGAAGGACTCGTCGGCAATTTCCAAGACCTGCGCGATTATATTCAAGGCAAGGGCATTACGAAGAATATCGACCTGTTGTTGACGGAAACCGGCTATGCCACGCAAGAGACCGGTTACGGCGGCCTTCCGGAGAGCACGTCGGCGGCTTACGCGGCGCAATTGTACGTGACCACGCTGGCAAACAACGATTTGATCAAGAAAATTTACTGGTACGACTTCATGAATGACGGCACGGATCCGACGTTCTATGAAACGAACGGCGGTATCGTGCGCTCCGATCTAACGGCCAAGCCGTCCTTCGTCGCTTTTAACGCGGCATCGGACCTGTTGGCCGGCGCCGCTTTCGTCGAATCGTATAATACGCTCGACAGCAATATCCGCATCTATAAGTTCCATCAGGCAGCAGCGAACAAAGATATTCTCGTACTGTGGGCGAACAAGAACAGCCAAGCGATTAATTTGAACCTGGGCGGAAGCCCGCTAAGCGTCGCTGACTTGTTCGGCAATCAACAGCAGTACGACACGATCGGCGGCGCCGTTACGTTAACGGCATCCGAGCAGCCGATCTATATCGAAGGCAGCTTCGCGCAGGCGCCTACGCTCGGATCAACGCCGGCTTTCTCGGCAGATACGCCGAAGATCAGCGTAGCGCCTGGAGATGCGGCATCCATCCATATTACGAGAACTGCCGGTGCCGAGAATCTCTCCGGCACGTACGCGGTGGAACTGCCGGCAGGCTGGGAATTGACCTCGGGCGGACAGTTCGGCGCCGGCCAAACGACGGATACGCTGACGTTCACCGCGCCGGAAACGACGGATCATGCCACGGGCGAAATCCGGATCTATCCGACAAGCGAATCCGGCAATCTGTATGCCAAACTGAAAGTCGAGACGCAAATGTCCGAGCCGTCGAAAGTCGAGATGTCTCCGCAAGTCAACGATGCAGGGACGGGATACGACCTTTCGGTCAAAATCACGAACCTCAGCAATAAAGGCACATTGAGCGGAGGAACGGTTACGATCCTGCAGCCGGAGTCGATGGCAGGCAGCGCGGCGTTCGATACGATTGCGCCGAATTCGGTCGGCGAAGTGAGATTCGATGCGCCTACGCTCGACATTTACGCGCCTACGAACGTGAAGCTGCGAATCGACCGTAATGACGGCAGCTCGCAAGTGATCGAACGGAATTTGACTTCGCTGACCTCGGTGAAGGCGGAAGCCCCGATCGACATTGACGGCGTCATCGATGCCGGCGAGTGGAATCATGCGCAATCCTTCCAGCTGAACGATGCGTCGCAGGTCAAGCTGATGACCGACTGGGGTGGAACGGATGACTTGAGCGCGACCGCTTACACCAAATGGGATGCGAATTACTTGTATCTGGCCGTAAGCGTCACGGATAATACGGACTACAATCCGTATGCGCCTGGCCTTAGCTGGCAGGGCGACGGCATTCAATTTACGATCGATCCTGGACGGGCGCAAGGTCCCGGCACGATCAAGAGCAGCGAGAACGGCTTCGCGCTCAATACCGACACCGGCGTCATCATGAAGAGCGGCGGTTACGGAGCCGGCAATCTGGAAAATTCGCTCGCCGAAATCAAACGGGATGGCAACCGGACCAACTATGAATTGGCGATCAAATGGACCGATATCCTGCCGGCAGGAATGACGGCCGCATCCGGAACGAACGTCGGCTTCTCCTTCCTTGTCAACGACAACGACGGCGCAGGCAGAAGAGGCTGGATGGAGTACATGAGCGGCATCGGCTTCTCGAAAGATCCGAATTTATACGGGGATTTGATTCTGACGGACAGGACGTCGCTCGGGGAAGATACCCCGCCTTCGCAGCCTCCGGTAACGAACGCCGCTGCAGTGCCGGCGCAGCCGGACGGCCAGAACGGCTGGTACGTGCATCCGGTAATGCTCAATTTAACGCCGGATTCGGATGCTGCGAAGACCGAATACAGCCTCGACGGCGGATCGACTTGGCTGCCGTATGCAGCGCCGGTTACGTTCGACCAAGACGGGTCGTACACCGTAACCTACCGCTCGACGAATGCAGCGGGTCAAACGGAGGAACCGAAGACGCTCGCATTCAAGCTGGATCAAACGGCTCCCGCCGGGGCGATTCAGTACAGCAGCACGGATTCGACTTCGGGACCGGTAGTCGCTGCGCTCACGGCGAACGAACCTGTAACCGTCACGAATAATGGCGGATCCGACAAGTACTCGTTCTCGTCCAATGGCAGCTTTACGTTCGAATTCATCGATGCAGCAGGCAATGCCGGGACGGCAGTGGCAGAGGTAAATAACATCGTAACCAAGAGCAAGGCCGCCCCGGGCGAACCTGTTTTATCGAATGACAACGGCTATGATACCGGACTGCTGGACGGCGATTACAAGGTGACGATGAATGTCTGGTACGGCAACAATGGCAATACGTATAAGCTGTACGAGAATGATGTCTTGATCGATACGCAGACGCTGACGGACAATTCGCCGCAAGCCCAATCCGCGGCAACCTCCATCAGCGGCCGCAAGAACGGCACGTATACGTATTATGTCGAGCTGAGCAATTCGTTCGGCACGACGCGAAGCAAAGCGATGACCGTCACCGTGAAGGATGCGGCACCGGGCAAACCGGTCCTGTCCAACGATAACTGGGATGGCGACGGCAGCTTCAACGTCAGCATGAATATGTATTGGGGTACGAACGGCTCCGCGTACCGGCTGTACGAGAATGATGTGCTGATCGATGAACAATCGCTTGCCGCGCATACCCCGCAAGCTCAATCCGCGGTAACGGCCATCTCCGGCAGAGCGGTTGGCGTCTACACGTATCGCTGCGAACTTGTGAACGACGCAGGAGCTGCTTCCAGCGTGACGATGCAGGTAACGGTGAAGAAGTAG
- a CDS encoding M15 family metallopeptidase: MNALKKTVLILIVLIFVSLGAGILSTQTPLFQAAIGNCAKADSDAGSTPITQPNAGSQTTMSKTEMQQFLYDNAASRTISKKDGIDYVTNSTSTLVLVNKQRELDSSYVPPDLVKAPVEFSFCGSSPKQEMRKVAADALGQLFASAKQEGIELKAVSGYRSYQSQRAIFNAYARTHGEEEANTFSAHPGQSEHQTGLAMDVSSASVHYRLEDRYGDTKEGKWLKAHAAEFGFIVRYEKGKETETGYMYEPWHVRYVGVDPAKEIQKSGITLEVYLARF; encoded by the coding sequence ATGAATGCTTTGAAAAAAACGGTACTTATTCTTATCGTCTTGATCTTCGTTTCTCTAGGTGCGGGCATCCTATCGACTCAAACCCCGCTCTTCCAAGCTGCCATCGGCAATTGTGCCAAAGCGGATTCAGACGCGGGGAGCACGCCGATTACACAACCGAATGCGGGCAGTCAAACAACCATGTCCAAGACGGAGATGCAGCAGTTCTTGTACGACAATGCCGCATCAAGAACTATCAGCAAGAAAGACGGCATTGACTACGTTACGAATTCAACCAGCACGCTCGTGCTCGTAAACAAGCAGCGTGAATTGGATTCCAGCTATGTGCCGCCCGATCTCGTCAAGGCACCGGTAGAGTTCTCCTTCTGCGGCAGCAGTCCGAAGCAGGAAATGCGCAAAGTCGCCGCGGACGCGCTCGGCCAGCTGTTCGCCAGCGCCAAACAGGAGGGCATCGAGCTAAAAGCAGTGTCCGGCTACCGCTCGTACCAGTCGCAGCGGGCGATTTTTAACGCCTATGCTCGTACGCACGGGGAGGAAGAAGCCAATACGTTTAGCGCCCATCCGGGCCAAAGCGAGCATCAAACGGGCCTTGCTATGGACGTCTCCAGCGCCAGCGTCCATTACCGGCTCGAAGATCGTTACGGAGATACCAAGGAAGGTAAATGGCTGAAGGCGCACGCCGCAGAGTTCGGCTTTATCGTGCGGTACGAAAAGGGAAAGGAAACAGAAACCGGCTACATGTACGAGCCATGGCATGTCCGCTACGTTGGCGTCGATCCAGCCAAGGAGATTCAGAAGTCGGGAATTACGCTCGAGGTGTATTTAGCGCGCTTCTGA
- a CDS encoding ABC transporter substrate-binding protein: MKKCLYLLFITMLSLSVTACSSGDGNESASTVKPDTIEGKTIVTLALQLWPSQSDAFYKTIEKKVEEKYPDIDLQLQISDDSEKYQKTMNAALLSGKGADIFEIGNLPIQDYANKKLILNMDELIEQDKTINESDLQTNVLNALKLNGGSYAMPLGFTLRAFIGDGDILKNAHVDDKNWTWKEFEEISKKLGDSGPQRRYALANDPPELIFQEMIVDKYADFVDAKAKKAKFDSPEFLETMQRIKKMFDDNVMTSGPADIGKQLFYSTVLQSPAELINGPHLLFANPKLLQKPEQKGGTRIVVSSQFAINAKSPAKAEAWKVIAYLLSEEGQSLQGREGFSLLKSVNEKQLNDIQEQVKSGTYKLPNGKVPKVSDEEFTQFKQLIDTADNYSDADGQVIFIVGDEVRSFFGGQKSAEEVAKLIQNKVTTLLNE, encoded by the coding sequence ATGAAAAAGTGTTTGTATCTCTTATTTATTACTATGCTGTCGTTATCAGTGACCGCATGCAGTTCTGGAGACGGCAATGAATCGGCAAGCACGGTCAAGCCCGACACAATAGAAGGGAAAACAATCGTTACTTTGGCGTTGCAGCTATGGCCTTCACAATCGGACGCATTTTATAAAACGATCGAAAAAAAGGTTGAAGAAAAGTATCCTGACATCGATCTGCAGCTTCAGATTTCAGATGATTCCGAAAAATACCAGAAGACGATGAATGCGGCTTTGTTATCGGGCAAAGGTGCCGATATCTTCGAAATTGGCAACTTGCCTATCCAAGATTATGCGAACAAAAAGCTTATCCTGAACATGGACGAGCTCATCGAGCAAGACAAAACGATCAATGAAAGCGATTTGCAAACGAACGTGTTGAATGCGTTGAAGTTGAACGGCGGTTCCTACGCCATGCCCTTAGGATTCACCCTGCGGGCATTCATCGGGGATGGAGACATTCTGAAGAACGCGCATGTCGACGATAAGAATTGGACTTGGAAGGAATTCGAGGAGATTTCGAAGAAGTTGGGAGACAGCGGCCCGCAGCGGCGCTACGCGTTAGCGAATGATCCCCCAGAGCTTATATTTCAAGAGATGATTGTTGATAAATACGCGGATTTTGTTGATGCTAAGGCAAAAAAAGCTAAATTCGATTCGCCCGAATTTTTGGAAACGATGCAACGAATCAAAAAAATGTTCGATGATAACGTGATGACATCGGGACCTGCGGACATAGGCAAGCAATTGTTTTATTCGACTGTCTTGCAATCGCCGGCTGAACTAATTAATGGTCCTCATCTTCTCTTCGCCAATCCGAAATTGCTGCAAAAGCCGGAACAAAAAGGCGGAACGAGGATCGTTGTATCGTCCCAATTCGCCATAAATGCCAAATCTCCGGCTAAAGCGGAGGCTTGGAAAGTCATTGCCTACTTATTATCCGAAGAAGGGCAATCGCTGCAAGGGAGAGAAGGGTTTTCGCTGCTTAAATCCGTGAATGAGAAGCAGTTGAACGACATTCAAGAACAAGTGAAAAGCGGGACTTATAAGCTTCCAAACGGGAAAGTGCCGAAGGTATCGGATGAAGAGTTCACTCAGTTCAAACAACTTATTGATACAGCAGATAACTATTCGGATGCAGACGGTCAAGTGATTTTCATTGTCGGAGACGAGGTCAGATCATTCTTCGGCGGACAAAAGTCTGCGGAAGAGGTAGCCAAGCTGATCCAGAACAAGGTGACGACTTTATTAAACGAATAA
- a CDS encoding efflux RND transporter periplasmic adaptor subunit has product MESENVPAERRRKRIIQIAFFLFMGVLLFFTLFSNTLQSLTLPKVRTEKPSKGSLVVTLAGSGMLQPAVEAKLSNTAGWKADKILVKEGDRVKKGQKLILYDSRTAESELKDEVTVLNKQNIGLRNIQDQYILSMHEGDELQIRKLKRDIETSQLDLGTQERKIAELRDRLVSQQEINAPFDGIITRLNAVEGLVSAGQPDLLITNSIRGYRLDISADSALVAEMGISIGAKIEVEVDTGQDHQTRIVQGTIDEIANTDPRPGSPTGDEETDQALSIPQKTLRIQIMDSGLKGGEQAKIKLENRSRQEGLLVSNEAIHHDRDGAFVYRIEEQRGALGNVYIARKIQIQASEASGKETMIQSDSLYEDDLIILESSEPLQDGNRVRLQ; this is encoded by the coding sequence ATGGAATCTGAGAACGTGCCTGCAGAACGCAGGCGCAAGCGAATCATTCAAATCGCATTCTTTCTGTTCATGGGCGTGCTGCTGTTTTTTACCTTGTTCAGCAACACGCTGCAGTCGCTCACGTTACCGAAAGTGAGGACGGAAAAGCCGAGTAAAGGGAGTCTTGTCGTTACGCTGGCAGGAAGCGGTATGCTGCAGCCGGCCGTCGAAGCGAAACTATCGAATACAGCTGGCTGGAAGGCGGATAAGATTCTCGTCAAAGAAGGAGATCGCGTGAAGAAGGGGCAGAAGCTCATCCTTTACGACAGCAGAACTGCAGAAAGCGAACTGAAAGACGAGGTCACCGTCCTGAACAAACAAAACATCGGACTGCGGAACATTCAGGATCAGTACATCCTTTCGATGCATGAAGGAGACGAACTCCAGATTCGGAAATTAAAGCGCGACATCGAAACGAGTCAGCTTGATCTGGGCACGCAGGAACGTAAAATTGCCGAGCTGAGAGACCGGCTTGTCAGCCAACAGGAAATAAACGCGCCATTTGACGGCATTATAACCCGCTTGAATGCCGTTGAAGGATTGGTATCGGCAGGACAACCGGATCTTCTGATTACGAATAGCATCCGGGGGTATCGCTTGGATATATCCGCCGATTCGGCGCTTGTAGCCGAGATGGGCATTTCAATCGGAGCAAAGATTGAGGTTGAAGTCGATACGGGCCAAGATCATCAAACCCGCATCGTTCAAGGCACGATTGATGAAATCGCGAATACGGACCCGAGGCCCGGTAGCCCGACGGGCGACGAAGAAACGGATCAGGCACTCTCGATTCCGCAGAAGACGCTTCGTATCCAGATCATGGACTCCGGGTTGAAAGGAGGCGAGCAGGCAAAGATCAAACTCGAGAACCGCTCGCGCCAAGAGGGATTGCTCGTGTCCAATGAGGCTATTCATCACGATCGCGACGGCGCGTTCGTCTATCGAATCGAAGAACAGAGAGGGGCGTTAGGCAATGTATACATTGCCCGTAAAATCCAAATTCAAGCTAGCGAAGCGAGCGGCAAGGAAACCATGATTCAATCGGACAGTCTCTATGAGGATGATTTGATTATTCTCGAAAGCAGTGAGCCTTTACAAGACGGAAACCGCGTTCGTTTGCAATAG